One part of the Phoenix dactylifera cultivar Barhee BC4 chromosome 4, palm_55x_up_171113_PBpolish2nd_filt_p, whole genome shotgun sequence genome encodes these proteins:
- the LOC103711161 gene encoding uncharacterized protein LOC103711161 isoform X2: MPVAVPPTDSSSNLYPVNYSHPKGPAISPTSITSPANHENRHGMPVAATPTESSSHLSPVNYSHPKGPTISPTSITSRAGPTISPTSITSPANRGNRYDRPVAAPSTESSSHLSPVNHSLPKVSTISPTSITSPGTPQNGHGMPVAAPPKEFSRHLSPVNYSHPKRPAVSPAPTTPPANYGRYGMPVPVPPKDISSPLSPQNYSHKNGSFPVISPAPHEAGRPSYSIDSPFASHPQPPVQRIFHSTAPAPVVSFRQLTTRQRTGSPASAPSPQSRNPASSNPPAVLPKHNREHHAPLPYIQGPVQSPVLSPLASTSGKPRAPQLQPFHSLPPPPPRHSSPKNHAHPKKPAVSPAPATPPANYGRYGMPVPAPPKDISSPLIPKNYSHTKGSFPVISPAPHEAGRPSYSVHSPFASHPQPPIQRIFRSPAPAPVVSFRQPIGRQRTGSPSSAPPQSRNPASSNPPAVLPKHNREHHAPLPYIQGPVQSPVLSPSTSASGKPRAPQLQPFHSLPPPPPRHSSPIKHAHPKISPAPATPPANYGRYSMPVPAPPKDISSPLSPKNYSHTKGSFPVISPAPHESGRPSYPVHSPFASHPQPPVQRIFHSPAPAPVVSFHQPTARQRTGSPASAPSPQSRNPAPSHSPTVLPKHSREHHAPPPYLQGPSVSQVPFHSAGPIQSPVLSPSASASGKPRASQLQPFHSLPPPPPNQDCTTPLSCPEPFTSSPPGSSCACVMPIRVGLRLSIALFTFFPLVSELAQEIASGVFMKQSQVRIMGANATTEEYDKTIVLIDLVPLGGKFDSTTAFSVYEKFWDKQVFINPSFFGDYDVLYVIYPGLPPSPPMAPGSDNGAYGNDNNRTIHPLAADVRKQKQKQNGTVIAIIVLSAVIALVLCAGAAWVFLLKHRELSHLPIITPQMSLPPFSKASGGVPTRPGSRPGSASASFNSSIATCAGSAKTFSLAEMERATSKFNDSRIIGEGGFGRVYEGTLEDTRRVAIKVLKRDDQQGSREFLAEVEMLSRLHHRNLVKLIGICTEEHIRCLVYELVPNGSVESHLYGADKQSAPLDWNARLKIALGAARGLAYLHEDSSPRVIHRDFKASNILLEDDLTPKVSDFGLARTALDEGNGHISTRVMGTFGYVAPEYAMTGHLLVKSDVYSYGVVLLELLTGRKPVDMLRPPGQENLVTWARPLLTSKDGLETIVDPSLGTIPFDRVAKVAAIASMCVQPEVDQRPFMGEVVQALKLVCNEGNEYRGSGSFSQEEISTQDTEERISTVLDLELERVISASDIFSTSARFTRDVSGSFRRYSRSGPLRTSRSWQSWHRARGLSSGSASERRKVGTGLENGD, encoded by the exons ATGCCGGTTGCTGTACCTCCAACAGATTCATCCAGCAATTTATACCCTGTAAACTATTCACATCCAAAAg GGCCTGCCATTTCTCCGACTTCAATCACTTCTCCGGCCAACCATGAGAACAGGCATGGCATGCCAGTTGCTGCAACTCCAACAGAATCATCCAGCCATTTATCTCCCGTAAATTATTCACATCCAAAAG GGCCTACTATTTCTCCAACATCAATCACTTCTCGTGCAGGGCCTACTATTTCTCCAACATCAATCACTTCTCCAGCCAACCGTGGGAATAGGTATGACAGGCCAGTTGCTGCACCGTCAACAGAATCATCCAGCCATTTGTCCCCTGTAAATCATTCACTCCCcaaag TGTCTACTATTTCTCCTACATCAATTACTTCTCCTGGAACCCCTCAGAATGGGCATGGCATGCCGGTTGCTGCACCTCCAAAGGAATTTTCTAGACATTTGTCCCCTGTAAACTATTCACAtccaaaaa GGCCTGCTGTTTCTCCAGCACCCACCACACCTCCTGCTAACTATGGGAGATATGGCATGCCAGTTCCTGTACCGCCAAAAGATATATCCAGCCCTTTATCCCCCCAAAATTATTCGCACAAAAATG GCTCTTTTCCTGTTATAAGCCCTGCTCCACATGAGGCTGGTAGACCCTCATATTCAATAGATTCTCCTTTCGCTTCACATCCCCAACCTCCAGTGCAAAGAATATTTCACAGCACTGCACCAGCACCTGTAGTTTCATTTCGCCAGCTGACAACTAGGCAAAGAACCGGAAGCCCTGCATCTGCTCCTTCTCCACAATCCCGTAATCCAG CTTCTTCAAATCCTCCAGCAGTACTCCCAAAGCATAATAGAGAGCATCATGCTCCACTACCCTATATCCAAG GGCCTGTCCAATCTCCTGTACTTTCTCCTTTGGCATCTACCTCAGGAAAGCCACGGGCACCACAACTTCAACCTTTCCATTCATTACCACCTCCACCGCCTAGACATTCATCCCCTAAAAACCATGCACATCCAAAAA AGCCTGCTGTTTCTCCAGCACCCGCGACACCTCCTGCCAACTATGGGAGATATGGCATGCCAGTTCCTGCACCACCAAAAGATATATCCAGTCCTTTAATCCCCAAAAATTATTCGCACACAAAAG GCTCTTTTCCTGTTATAAGCCCTGCTCCACATGAGGCTGGTAGACCCTCATATTCAGTACATTCTCCTTTCGCTTCACATCCCCAACCTCCAATACAAAGAATATTTCGCAGCCCTGCACCAGCACCTGTAGTTTCATTTCGCCAGCCGATAGGTAGGCAAAGAACCGGAAGCCCTTCATCTGCTCCTCCACAATCCCGTAATCCAG CTTCTTCAAATCCTCCAGCAGTACTCCCAAAGCATAATCGAGAGCATCATGCTCCACTACCCTATATTCAAG GGCCTGTTCAATCTCCTGTACTTTCTCCTTCGACATCTGCCTCAGGAAAGCCACGAGCACCACAGCTTCAACCTTTCCATTCATTACCACCTCCACCGCCTAGACATTCATCCCCTATAAAGCATGCACATCCAAAAA TTTCTCCAGCACCCGCCACACCTCCTGCCAACTATGGGAGATATAGCATGCCAGTTCCTGCACCACCAAAAGATATATCCAGTCCTTTATCCCCCAAAAATTATTCGCACACAAAAG GCTCTTTTCCTGTTATAAGCCCTGCTCCACATGAGTCTGGTAGACCCTCATATCCAGTACATTCTCCTTTCGCTTCACATCCCCAACCTCCAGTACAAAGAATATTTCACAGCCCTGCACCAGCACCTGTAGTTTCATTTCACCAGCCAACGGCTAGGCAAAGAACTGGAAGCCCTGCATCTGCTCCTTCTCCACAATCCCGTAATCCAG CTCCTTCACATTCTCCAACAGTACTCCCAAAGCATAGTCGAGAGCATCATGCTCCACCACCTTATCTTCAAG gcCCTTCAGTTTCCCAAGTTCCTTTTCATTCAGCAG GGCCTATTCAATCTCCTGTACTTTCTCCTTCTGCGTCTGCCTCTGGAAAGCCAAGGGCATCACAACTTCAACCTTTCCATTCATTACCACCTCCACCACCTAATCAAG ACTGTACAACCCCGTTATCTTGCCCAGAGCCTTTTACAAGTAGCCCTCCAGGATCATCATGTGCTTGTGTGATGCCGATAAGAGTTGGACTTCGTCTAAGCATTGCACTATTCACATTCTTCCCTTTAGTCTCTGAGCTTGCCCAAGAAATTGCATCTGGGGTTTTCATGAAACAAAGTCAGGTCCGCATCATGGGAGCAAATGCTACGACTGAGGAATATGACAAAACTATTGTGCTCATTGACCTGGTGCCTCTCGGAGGCAAATTCGATAGCACTACAGCATTTTCAGTCTATGAGAAGTTCTGGGACAAGCAGGTTTTCATAAACCCCTCATTTTTTGGGGATTATGATGTATTATATGTTATCTATCCAG GGCTTCCTCCATCACCACCTATGGCACCTGGAAGTGATAATGGGGCTTATGGTAATGACAATAATAGGACGATACATCCTCTTGCAGCTGATGTCAGAAAGCAAAAGCAAAAACAAAATGGCACTGTGATAGCTATCATAGTTCTTTCAGCTGTTATAGCATTGGTATTATGTGCTGGAGCGGCATGGGTTTTCTTGTTGAAACATAGAGAACTTTCTCATTTGCCAATAATAACCCCACAGATGTCACTACCTCCATTTTCAAAGGCATCAG GGGGTGTACCTACAAGACCTGGAAGTAGGCCCGGTTCTGCCTCAGCATCCTTCAACTCTAGCATTGCAACATGTGCAGGATCAGCAAAAACATTCAGCCTAGCTGAGATGGAAAGAGCTACAAGCAAATTTAATGATTCAAGAATTATTGGTGAAGGTGGTTTCGGACGCGTGTATGAAGGTACTCTTGAAGATACAAGAAGAGTGGCCATCAAGGTGCTCAAGAGAGATGATCAGCAGGGTAGCCGAGAATTCTTGGCCGAGGTTGAGATGCTGAGCCGCTTGCATCACAGAAACTTGGTAAAGTTGATTGGTATATGCACAGAGGAGCATATCCGCTGTCTGGTCTATGAACTTGTTCCAAATGGTAGCGTGGAATCTCATCTTTATG GAGCAGACAAGCAAAGTGCTCCACTTGATTGGAATGCCAGGCTGAAGATTGCGCTTGGTGCTGCTCGAGGTCTAGCATATCTGCATGAAGATTCAAGCCCTCGTGTCATACATCGTGATTTCAAAGCCAGCAACATCTTGTTGGAAGACGACCTCACTCCCAAAGTGTCTGATTTTGGCCTGGCCAGAACAGCTCTAGATGAGGGAAATGGGCACATTTCAACACGCGTCATGGGAACTTTCGG ttatgtAGCTCCAGAATATGCAATGACGGGGCATCTCCTTGTCAAGAGCGATGTTTACAGCTATGGTGTTGTCCTCCTCGAGCTCCTAACAGGAAGGAAGCCAGTGGACATGCTGCGACCTCCAGGGCAAGAAAATTTAGTGACATGGGCTCGTCCACTTCTTACTAGTAAGGATGGATTGGAGACTATCGTAGATCCATCTCTTGGCACCATTCCATTTGATAGAGTCGCAAAGGTAGCAGCCATTGCTTCAATGTGCGTTCAGCCTGAAGTAGATCAGCGTCCATTTATGGGCGAGGTAGTTCAAGCCTTAAAATTGGTCTGCAATGAGGGCAATGAATATAGAGGATCAGGAAGCTTCAGCCAGGAGGAGATATCTACACAGGATACAGAAGAAAGGATCAGTACAGTGTTGGATCTGGAGCTGGAGAGGGTGATATCAGCATCCGATATATTCAGTACTTCAGCGAGGTTTACAAGGGATGTTTCTGGATCTTTCCGGAGGTATTCAAGGTCGGGCCCTCTTAGAACAAGTAGAAGCTGGCAATCTTGGCATAGAGCGAGAGGCTTGTCATCAGGAAGTGCAAGCGAGCGTAGGAAAGTTGGCACAGGTTTGGAGAATGGTGATTAG
- the LOC103711161 gene encoding mucin-17-like isoform X5, protein MPVAVPPTDSSSNLYPVNYSHPKGPAISPTSITSPANHENRHGMPVAATPTESSSHLSPVNYSHPKGPTISPTSITSRAGPTISPTSITSPANRGNRYDRPVAAPSTESSSHLSPVNHSLPKVSTISPTSITSPGTPQNGHGMPVAAPPKEFSRHLSPVNYSHPKRPAVSPAPTTPPANYGRYGMPVPVPPKDISSPLSPQNYSHKNGSFPVISPAPHEAGRPSYSIDSPFASHPQPPVQRIFHSTAPAPVVSFRQLTTRQRTGSPASAPSPQSRNPGPVQSPVLSPLASTSGKPRAPQLQPFHSLPPPPPRHSSPKNHAHPKKPAVSPAPATPPANYGRYGMPVPAPPKDISSPLIPKNYSHTKGSFPVISPAPHEAGRPSYSVHSPFASHPQPPIQRIFRSPAPAPVVSFRQPIGRQRTGSPSSAPPQSRNPASSNPPAVLPKHNREHHAPLPYIQGPVQSPVLSPSTSASGKPRAPQLQPFHSLPPPPPRHSSPIKHAHPKISPAPATPPANYGRYSMPVPAPPKDISSPLSPKNYSHTKGSFPVISPAPHESGRPSYPVHSPFASHPQPPVQRIFHSPAPAPVVSFHQPTARQRTGSPASAPSPQSRNPAPSHSPTVLPKHSREHHAPPPYLQGPSVSQVPFHSAGPIQSPVLSPSASASGKPRASQLQPFHSLPPPPPNQDCTTPLSCPEPFTSSPPGSSCACVMPIRVGLRLSIALFTFFPLVSELAQEIASGVFMKQSQVRIMGANATTEEYDKTIVLIDLVPLGGKFDSTTAFSVYEKFWDKQVFINPSFFGDYDVLYVIYPGLPPSPPMAPGSDNGAYGNDNNRTIHPLAADVRKQKQKQNGTVIAIIVLSAVIALVLCAGAAWVFLLKHRELSHLPIITPQMSLPPFSKASVAGGVPTRPGSRPGSASASFNSSIATCAGSAKTFSLAEMERATSKFNDSRIIGEGGFGRVYEGTLEDTRRVAIKVLKRDDQQGSREFLAEVEMLSRLHHRNLVKLIGICTEEHIRCLVYELVPNGSVESHLYGADKQSAPLDWNARLKIALGAARGLAYLHEDSSPRVIHRDFKASNILLEDDLTPKVSDFGLARTALDEGNGHISTRVMGTFGYVAPEYAMTGHLLVKSDVYSYGVVLLELLTGRKPVDMLRPPGQENLVTWARPLLTSKDGLETIVDPSLGTIPFDRVAKVAAIASMCVQPEVDQRPFMGEVVQALKLVCNEGNEYRGSGSFSQEEISTQDTEERISTVLDLELERVISASDIFSTSARFTRDVSGSFRRYSRSGPLRTSRSWQSWHRARGLSSGSASERRKVGTGLENGD, encoded by the exons ATGCCGGTTGCTGTACCTCCAACAGATTCATCCAGCAATTTATACCCTGTAAACTATTCACATCCAAAAg GGCCTGCCATTTCTCCGACTTCAATCACTTCTCCGGCCAACCATGAGAACAGGCATGGCATGCCAGTTGCTGCAACTCCAACAGAATCATCCAGCCATTTATCTCCCGTAAATTATTCACATCCAAAAG GGCCTACTATTTCTCCAACATCAATCACTTCTCGTGCAGGGCCTACTATTTCTCCAACATCAATCACTTCTCCAGCCAACCGTGGGAATAGGTATGACAGGCCAGTTGCTGCACCGTCAACAGAATCATCCAGCCATTTGTCCCCTGTAAATCATTCACTCCCcaaag TGTCTACTATTTCTCCTACATCAATTACTTCTCCTGGAACCCCTCAGAATGGGCATGGCATGCCGGTTGCTGCACCTCCAAAGGAATTTTCTAGACATTTGTCCCCTGTAAACTATTCACAtccaaaaa GGCCTGCTGTTTCTCCAGCACCCACCACACCTCCTGCTAACTATGGGAGATATGGCATGCCAGTTCCTGTACCGCCAAAAGATATATCCAGCCCTTTATCCCCCCAAAATTATTCGCACAAAAATG GCTCTTTTCCTGTTATAAGCCCTGCTCCACATGAGGCTGGTAGACCCTCATATTCAATAGATTCTCCTTTCGCTTCACATCCCCAACCTCCAGTGCAAAGAATATTTCACAGCACTGCACCAGCACCTGTAGTTTCATTTCGCCAGCTGACAACTAGGCAAAGAACCGGAAGCCCTGCATCTGCTCCTTCTCCACAATCCCGTAATCCAG GGCCTGTCCAATCTCCTGTACTTTCTCCTTTGGCATCTACCTCAGGAAAGCCACGGGCACCACAACTTCAACCTTTCCATTCATTACCACCTCCACCGCCTAGACATTCATCCCCTAAAAACCATGCACATCCAAAAA AGCCTGCTGTTTCTCCAGCACCCGCGACACCTCCTGCCAACTATGGGAGATATGGCATGCCAGTTCCTGCACCACCAAAAGATATATCCAGTCCTTTAATCCCCAAAAATTATTCGCACACAAAAG GCTCTTTTCCTGTTATAAGCCCTGCTCCACATGAGGCTGGTAGACCCTCATATTCAGTACATTCTCCTTTCGCTTCACATCCCCAACCTCCAATACAAAGAATATTTCGCAGCCCTGCACCAGCACCTGTAGTTTCATTTCGCCAGCCGATAGGTAGGCAAAGAACCGGAAGCCCTTCATCTGCTCCTCCACAATCCCGTAATCCAG CTTCTTCAAATCCTCCAGCAGTACTCCCAAAGCATAATCGAGAGCATCATGCTCCACTACCCTATATTCAAG GGCCTGTTCAATCTCCTGTACTTTCTCCTTCGACATCTGCCTCAGGAAAGCCACGAGCACCACAGCTTCAACCTTTCCATTCATTACCACCTCCACCGCCTAGACATTCATCCCCTATAAAGCATGCACATCCAAAAA TTTCTCCAGCACCCGCCACACCTCCTGCCAACTATGGGAGATATAGCATGCCAGTTCCTGCACCACCAAAAGATATATCCAGTCCTTTATCCCCCAAAAATTATTCGCACACAAAAG GCTCTTTTCCTGTTATAAGCCCTGCTCCACATGAGTCTGGTAGACCCTCATATCCAGTACATTCTCCTTTCGCTTCACATCCCCAACCTCCAGTACAAAGAATATTTCACAGCCCTGCACCAGCACCTGTAGTTTCATTTCACCAGCCAACGGCTAGGCAAAGAACTGGAAGCCCTGCATCTGCTCCTTCTCCACAATCCCGTAATCCAG CTCCTTCACATTCTCCAACAGTACTCCCAAAGCATAGTCGAGAGCATCATGCTCCACCACCTTATCTTCAAG gcCCTTCAGTTTCCCAAGTTCCTTTTCATTCAGCAG GGCCTATTCAATCTCCTGTACTTTCTCCTTCTGCGTCTGCCTCTGGAAAGCCAAGGGCATCACAACTTCAACCTTTCCATTCATTACCACCTCCACCACCTAATCAAG ACTGTACAACCCCGTTATCTTGCCCAGAGCCTTTTACAAGTAGCCCTCCAGGATCATCATGTGCTTGTGTGATGCCGATAAGAGTTGGACTTCGTCTAAGCATTGCACTATTCACATTCTTCCCTTTAGTCTCTGAGCTTGCCCAAGAAATTGCATCTGGGGTTTTCATGAAACAAAGTCAGGTCCGCATCATGGGAGCAAATGCTACGACTGAGGAATATGACAAAACTATTGTGCTCATTGACCTGGTGCCTCTCGGAGGCAAATTCGATAGCACTACAGCATTTTCAGTCTATGAGAAGTTCTGGGACAAGCAGGTTTTCATAAACCCCTCATTTTTTGGGGATTATGATGTATTATATGTTATCTATCCAG GGCTTCCTCCATCACCACCTATGGCACCTGGAAGTGATAATGGGGCTTATGGTAATGACAATAATAGGACGATACATCCTCTTGCAGCTGATGTCAGAAAGCAAAAGCAAAAACAAAATGGCACTGTGATAGCTATCATAGTTCTTTCAGCTGTTATAGCATTGGTATTATGTGCTGGAGCGGCATGGGTTTTCTTGTTGAAACATAGAGAACTTTCTCATTTGCCAATAATAACCCCACAGATGTCACTACCTCCATTTTCAAAGGCATCAG TTGCAGGGGGTGTACCTACAAGACCTGGAAGTAGGCCCGGTTCTGCCTCAGCATCCTTCAACTCTAGCATTGCAACATGTGCAGGATCAGCAAAAACATTCAGCCTAGCTGAGATGGAAAGAGCTACAAGCAAATTTAATGATTCAAGAATTATTGGTGAAGGTGGTTTCGGACGCGTGTATGAAGGTACTCTTGAAGATACAAGAAGAGTGGCCATCAAGGTGCTCAAGAGAGATGATCAGCAGGGTAGCCGAGAATTCTTGGCCGAGGTTGAGATGCTGAGCCGCTTGCATCACAGAAACTTGGTAAAGTTGATTGGTATATGCACAGAGGAGCATATCCGCTGTCTGGTCTATGAACTTGTTCCAAATGGTAGCGTGGAATCTCATCTTTATG GAGCAGACAAGCAAAGTGCTCCACTTGATTGGAATGCCAGGCTGAAGATTGCGCTTGGTGCTGCTCGAGGTCTAGCATATCTGCATGAAGATTCAAGCCCTCGTGTCATACATCGTGATTTCAAAGCCAGCAACATCTTGTTGGAAGACGACCTCACTCCCAAAGTGTCTGATTTTGGCCTGGCCAGAACAGCTCTAGATGAGGGAAATGGGCACATTTCAACACGCGTCATGGGAACTTTCGG ttatgtAGCTCCAGAATATGCAATGACGGGGCATCTCCTTGTCAAGAGCGATGTTTACAGCTATGGTGTTGTCCTCCTCGAGCTCCTAACAGGAAGGAAGCCAGTGGACATGCTGCGACCTCCAGGGCAAGAAAATTTAGTGACATGGGCTCGTCCACTTCTTACTAGTAAGGATGGATTGGAGACTATCGTAGATCCATCTCTTGGCACCATTCCATTTGATAGAGTCGCAAAGGTAGCAGCCATTGCTTCAATGTGCGTTCAGCCTGAAGTAGATCAGCGTCCATTTATGGGCGAGGTAGTTCAAGCCTTAAAATTGGTCTGCAATGAGGGCAATGAATATAGAGGATCAGGAAGCTTCAGCCAGGAGGAGATATCTACACAGGATACAGAAGAAAGGATCAGTACAGTGTTGGATCTGGAGCTGGAGAGGGTGATATCAGCATCCGATATATTCAGTACTTCAGCGAGGTTTACAAGGGATGTTTCTGGATCTTTCCGGAGGTATTCAAGGTCGGGCCCTCTTAGAACAAGTAGAAGCTGGCAATCTTGGCATAGAGCGAGAGGCTTGTCATCAGGAAGTGCAAGCGAGCGTAGGAAAGTTGGCACAGGTTTGGAGAATGGTGATTAG